A stretch of Blattabacterium cuenoti DNA encodes these proteins:
- the rplQ gene encoding 50S ribosomal protein L17, whose translation MNHRIKNNSLGRKCGHRRSILSNLASSLIKKKRIFTTLAKAKALRKYIEPIITKSKINTTHSKRNIFSYLRDKNAVSELFQNIFEKVRNRPGGYTRIIKTGSRFGDQSPISFIELVDFNEIYNTPKKIIKSVRIRRSRKKKK comes from the coding sequence ATGAATCATAGAATAAAAAATAATTCTTTAGGAAGAAAATGTGGACATAGAAGATCTATTCTTTCTAATCTTGCTTCTTCTTTGATAAAAAAAAAAAGAATTTTTACCACTTTAGCCAAAGCTAAAGCTCTAAGGAAATATATAGAACCTATTATTACAAAATCAAAAATCAATACAACTCATTCAAAAAGAAATATATTTTCATATTTAAGAGATAAAAACGCCGTATCAGAATTATTTCAAAATATTTTTGAAAAAGTTCGTAATCGTCCTGGTGGATATACTCGTATAATAAAAACTGGATCTCGTTTTGGAGACCAATCTCCTATTTCTTTTATTGAATTAGTAGATTTTAATGAAATATATAATACACCTAAAAAAATAATTAAATCTGTAAGAATAAGGCGTAGTAGAAAAAAAAAAAAATGA
- a CDS encoding DNA-directed RNA polymerase subunit alpha, protein MAILDFVKPDQIIICELSGNKAVFHLKPLEPGYGITLGNALRRVLLSSLKGFAVTSIRIKGVKYEFSTIEGVVEDVTEIVLNFKKIRLKQTISGTHQETVNAFINYGKVVTGEILNKFISGFQILNEDLIICNKEESIPLDISFTIEEGRGYIPAEENKKNNDYLIGTIPIDSIYTPIRNVKYTIENCRVGQKTDFENLSLEIKTDGSICPKSALMNASKILIQYFSIFSYEKIGKKKEEEIRKNKKYDEDFLRMRALLKSKLNDMDLSVRTKNCLKSESIKTIADLVSCNRNSMLKMRNFGKKSLDELESKMKEKGLYFEMDISEYKLKE, encoded by the coding sequence ATGGCTATTCTGGATTTTGTCAAACCTGATCAAATTATAATATGTGAATTATCAGGTAATAAAGCAGTTTTTCATCTAAAACCGTTAGAACCTGGATATGGAATTACTTTAGGAAATGCATTAAGAAGAGTTTTATTAAGTTCTTTAAAAGGTTTTGCTGTTACTTCAATTAGAATTAAAGGAGTTAAATATGAATTTTCTACTATAGAAGGAGTAGTGGAAGATGTAACTGAAATAGTTTTAAATTTCAAAAAAATTCGTTTAAAACAAACAATTTCAGGAACTCATCAAGAAACAGTAAACGCTTTCATTAATTATGGAAAAGTAGTAACAGGAGAAATTTTAAACAAATTTATTTCTGGATTTCAAATTTTAAACGAAGATCTAATTATTTGTAATAAAGAGGAATCTATCCCTTTAGATATAAGTTTTACAATTGAAGAAGGAAGAGGTTATATTCCAGCAGAGGAAAACAAAAAAAACAATGATTATTTGATTGGAACTATTCCTATAGATTCTATTTATACTCCTATTAGAAATGTTAAATATACAATAGAAAATTGTCGAGTTGGGCAAAAAACTGATTTTGAAAATCTTTCATTAGAAATAAAAACAGACGGCTCGATATGTCCCAAATCAGCGTTAATGAACGCTTCCAAAATATTAATTCAATATTTTTCTATTTTTTCTTATGAAAAAATAGGAAAAAAGAAAGAAGAAGAAATTAGAAAAAATAAAAAATATGATGAGGATTTTTTAAGAATGCGTGCTTTATTAAAATCTAAATTAAATGATATGGATTTATCTGTTCGAACAAAAAATTGTTTAAAATCAGAATCTATAAAAACTATAGCAGATTTAGTTAGTTGTAATAGAAACAGTATGTTAAAAATGAGGAATTTTGGAAAAAAATCTTTAGATGAATTAGAAAGTAAAATGAAAGAAAAAGGATTATATTTTGAAATGGATATATCAGAATACAAATTAAAAGAATGA
- the rpsD gene encoding 30S ribosomal protein S4, which produces MAKYTGPKTKISRRFGECLYGIDKYFERKKNPSGQHGNNRRRGKRSEYFIQLIEKQKAKYTYGILERQFEKLFFEAARKKGITGELLLQSCESRLDNIVFRLKFAPSRSSARQIVSHRHIVVNNHIVNIPSFRLKPGDKIGIKEKSKKHPVILNSLQKKIGPLVEWLVLDEKNMFGIFRIMPKRMEIPENIKEQLIVELYSK; this is translated from the coding sequence ATGGCAAAATATACAGGTCCTAAAACTAAAATATCTAGAAGATTTGGAGAATGTCTCTACGGAATAGATAAATATTTCGAAAGAAAAAAAAACCCATCTGGTCAACACGGAAATAATCGTAGAAGAGGAAAACGTTCAGAATATTTCATACAATTAATAGAAAAACAAAAAGCAAAGTATACTTATGGAATATTAGAACGTCAATTTGAAAAATTATTTTTTGAAGCTGCTAGAAAAAAAGGGATCACTGGAGAACTATTATTGCAATCGTGTGAAAGTCGTCTTGACAACATAGTTTTTAGACTAAAATTTGCTCCTTCTAGATCTTCTGCTCGTCAAATCGTTTCACATAGACATATTGTAGTAAATAATCATATTGTAAATATACCATCTTTTAGACTTAAACCAGGAGATAAAATAGGTATAAAAGAAAAATCTAAAAAACATCCAGTCATATTAAATTCTTTACAAAAGAAAATAGGTCCATTAGTAGAATGGTTAGTTTTGGATGAAAAAAATATGTTTGGTATATTTAGAATTATGCCTAAAAGAATGGAAATACCTGAAAATATTAAAGAACAATTAATTGTTGAATTATATTCCAAATAA
- the rpsK gene encoding 30S ribosomal protein S11 — protein MVKSSSGKKKSVVIDSLGEAHIKATFNNIIITLTNKKGDVIAWSSSGKMNFRGSKKSTPYAAQMTAENVAKKGLNAGIKKVEVKVKGPGAGRDAAIRALSNSGIIVTMIKDITPLPHNGCRPPKKRRV, from the coding sequence ATGGTAAAATCTTCATCAGGAAAAAAAAAATCAGTTGTGATAGATTCTTTAGGAGAAGCTCATATTAAAGCCACTTTTAATAATATAATTATTACTTTAACAAATAAAAAAGGAGATGTTATTGCATGGTCTTCATCTGGAAAAATGAATTTCAGAGGATCTAAAAAGAGTACTCCATATGCTGCTCAAATGACAGCGGAAAATGTAGCAAAAAAAGGATTAAATGCTGGAATAAAAAAAGTAGAAGTAAAAGTAAAAGGACCTGGAGCTGGAAGAGATGCTGCTATACGAGCATTAAGTAATTCAGGAATTATAGTTACAATGATTAAAGATATTACTCCATTACCTCACAATGGATGTCGTCCTCCTAAAAAAAGGAGAGTTTAA
- the rpsM gene encoding 30S ribosomal protein S13 — protein MGVRISGVDLPISKRGIIGLTYLYGIGKSLSKKILNSVGIDENKKVEEWSDEDLSEIRKFISNHIKIEGELRSDVQINIKRLMDIGCYIGTRHRKGLPLRGQKTKNNCRTKKGRKKTVANKKKATK, from the coding sequence ATGGGGGTTAGAATTTCAGGTGTAGATCTTCCTATTTCTAAAAGAGGAATAATAGGTTTAACTTATTTATATGGAATAGGAAAAAGTTTATCAAAAAAAATATTGAATTCTGTTGGAATAGACGAAAATAAAAAAGTAGAAGAATGGTCTGATGAAGACTTGAGCGAAATAAGGAAATTTATATCTAATCATATAAAAATTGAAGGAGAATTAAGATCTGATGTGCAAATCAATATAAAGCGACTAATGGATATAGGTTGTTATATAGGAACTAGACATAGAAAAGGATTACCATTAAGAGGACAAAAAACAAAGAATAATTGTAGAACTAAAAAAGGACGTAAAAAAACTGTAGCAAATAAGAAAAAAGCTACAAAATAA
- the rpmJ gene encoding 50S ribosomal protein L36, producing MKIKASLKKRTVNCKIVRRKGKLRIINKKNPRFKQKQG from the coding sequence ATGAAAATAAAAGCTTCTTTAAAAAAAAGAACTGTAAACTGTAAAATAGTTAGAAGAAAAGGGAAATTACGTATTATTAATAAGAAAAATCCTAGATTTAAACAAAAACAAGGTTAA
- the infA gene encoding translation initiation factor IF-1 has translation MTKQKHIEVDGTIIESSPNAMFRVELENGCIVKAHISGKMRMHYIKILPGDKVRLEISSYDLERGRITYRY, from the coding sequence ATGACTAAACAAAAGCATATTGAAGTTGATGGAACTATTATAGAATCATCTCCAAATGCAATGTTTCGTGTTGAATTAGAAAATGGATGTATAGTGAAAGCTCATATATCTGGAAAGATGAGAATGCATTACATAAAAATATTGCCAGGAGATAAAGTGAGATTAGAAATATCATCTTATGATTTAGAAAGAGGAAGAATAACTTATAGATATTAA
- the secY gene encoding preprotein translocase subunit SecY: MNSFFKTFHNIWNVKELRKKIITTLSFLLVYRFGAYIPIPGINPLGISDFMDKLHAGSKGLMQILSSFTGGAFNRASILALGIMPYISASIIIQLMCIIIPHLQKLQRDGESGRKQISFITRWLTVVICLIQAPIYLVSLTQQFIPFSSISYSTVYLIDINTFYGKSLFWIIGVMVLTSGTLFTMWLGDKITDQGIGNGISLIIMSGIIARFPDAITKEIFNKLGIKNGGLIILFFEFLLWLLVILFSILIIQSVRKIPVQYVSHYKSLGLVIPKFSHKKHQYIPLKMTAAGVMPIIFSQAIMLFPLTFSNYVKNIKIKNFFHCFQDIYGLWYNMTIFIFVIIFTFFYTAITIPVNQIADDLKRSGGHIPSIKPGKETAEYIDYILSKITFPGSILLAIIAILPSIVFRIGITQNFSLFYGGTSLLIVVGVILDILQQVNIHLLNYHYDGLMMKKNGRSRYTKL; this comes from the coding sequence ATGAATAGTTTTTTTAAAACTTTTCACAATATTTGGAATGTAAAAGAATTACGAAAAAAAATAATAACTACTTTAAGTTTCTTATTAGTTTATCGTTTTGGTGCTTATATTCCTATTCCAGGAATTAATCCTTTAGGAATTAGTGATTTTATGGATAAACTCCATGCTGGATCTAAAGGTTTAATGCAAATATTATCCTCTTTTACTGGTGGAGCTTTTAATCGTGCTTCTATTTTAGCTTTAGGAATAATGCCTTATATATCTGCTTCTATTATAATACAACTGATGTGTATTATTATTCCTCATTTACAAAAATTACAGAGGGATGGAGAAAGTGGAAGAAAACAAATTAGTTTTATTACAAGATGGTTAACCGTCGTTATATGTTTAATACAAGCTCCTATATATCTTGTTTCTCTAACTCAACAGTTTATTCCTTTTTCATCTATATCTTATTCTACTGTTTATTTAATTGATATAAATACTTTTTATGGAAAAAGTTTATTTTGGATTATAGGAGTAATGGTTTTAACTTCCGGAACTTTATTTACTATGTGGTTAGGTGATAAAATAACGGATCAAGGAATAGGAAACGGAATATCTTTAATAATTATGTCTGGAATAATTGCACGTTTTCCAGACGCTATAACAAAGGAAATTTTTAATAAATTAGGAATTAAAAATGGTGGATTAATAATTTTATTTTTTGAATTTTTATTATGGTTATTAGTAATTTTATTTTCTATTTTAATCATTCAATCTGTCCGAAAAATTCCAGTTCAATATGTATCTCATTATAAATCATTAGGATTAGTAATCCCTAAATTTAGTCATAAAAAACACCAATATATTCCATTAAAGATGACTGCTGCAGGAGTCATGCCTATCATATTTTCTCAAGCTATTATGCTTTTTCCATTAACATTTTCCAACTATGTAAAAAACATTAAAATAAAAAACTTTTTTCATTGTTTTCAAGATATTTATGGATTATGGTATAATATGACTATTTTTATTTTCGTAATAATTTTTACCTTTTTTTATACAGCTATTACTATTCCAGTAAATCAAATAGCTGATGATTTAAAAAGAAGTGGAGGACATATTCCAAGTATAAAACCAGGAAAAGAAACAGCGGAATATATAGATTATATTTTATCAAAGATCACATTTCCAGGATCGATTTTATTGGCTATAATAGCTATATTACCATCTATAGTATTTCGAATAGGAATTACTCAAAATTTTTCTCTATTTTATGGAGGAACTTCATTACTAATAGTAGTTGGAGTTATTTTAGATATATTGCAACAAGTAAATATACATTTGTTAAATTACCATTATGATGGATTAATGATGAAGAAAAATGGTAGGAGTAGATACACTAAATTATGA
- the rplO gene encoding 50S ribosomal protein L15: MMDVKHLLKKNIIIFKKKKLRLGRGQGSGKGGTCGRGHKGAKSRSGFSKKIGFEGGQMPIQRRIPKFGFRKKRKKFIGINLDVIQNWIDQKKIKEKDIINKKILLKKNLIKKNDFIKILGRGKIHYPLKIYGSKFSKKALLSIKKAGGETHLCKNE, translated from the coding sequence ATGATGGATGTTAAACATTTATTAAAAAAAAATATTATTATATTTAAAAAAAAAAAATTGAGATTAGGGAGAGGACAAGGCTCTGGGAAAGGGGGGACTTGTGGAAGAGGACATAAAGGAGCAAAATCAAGATCTGGTTTCTCTAAAAAAATAGGGTTTGAAGGAGGACAAATGCCAATCCAAAGAAGGATTCCTAAATTTGGATTTAGAAAAAAAAGAAAAAAATTTATAGGTATTAATTTAGATGTTATCCAAAATTGGATTGATCAAAAAAAAATTAAAGAAAAAGATATTATTAATAAAAAAATTTTGTTAAAAAAAAATTTAATCAAAAAAAATGATTTTATTAAAATATTAGGAAGAGGAAAAATTCATTATCCTTTAAAAATATATGGATCTAAATTTAGTAAAAAAGCTTTATTGTCTATAAAAAAAGCAGGAGGAGAAACTCATCTTTGTAAGAATGAATAA
- the rpsE gene encoding 30S ribosomal protein S5, with the protein MNKKIKYTGLELKEKLVGVTRVCKVTKGRRYFSFSAIVIKGNENGIVGYGFGKSKEAPDAIHKAGEQAKRNICKVCISNGTIPHEQESKYGGARVLIRPASDGTGIIAGGPLRAVLEAVGLRNVLSKSKGSSNHHNVIKATMKALSSMRDASIIAKQRGITIQKVYDGC; encoded by the coding sequence ATGAATAAAAAAATAAAATATACAGGTCTGGAATTAAAAGAAAAATTAGTTGGAGTAACAAGAGTATGTAAGGTTACTAAAGGTAGAAGATACTTTAGTTTTAGTGCTATTGTTATAAAAGGAAATGAAAATGGAATAGTTGGTTATGGATTTGGAAAATCTAAGGAAGCACCAGATGCTATTCATAAAGCAGGAGAACAAGCTAAAAGGAATATTTGTAAAGTTTGTATTTCTAACGGAACTATACCTCATGAACAAGAATCCAAATATGGAGGAGCTCGTGTTCTTATTCGTCCAGCATCAGATGGTACTGGAATTATAGCTGGAGGACCTTTAAGAGCTGTTTTAGAAGCGGTTGGGTTAAGAAATGTTTTATCTAAATCAAAAGGATCTTCTAATCACCATAATGTTATTAAAGCAACAATGAAAGCATTAAGTAGTATGAGAGATGCATCTATTATAGCAAAACAAAGAGGTATTACTATTCAAAAAGTATATGATGGATGTTAA
- the rplR gene encoding 50S ribosomal protein L18, translated as MKNKKSRKIFGKPNRPRVSVFRSNKGIYAQIIDDVSRKTLVSSSSREKIFSKKSRKTKIELSNEVGKLLGQKIKKLKIKKLIFDKGKYLYHGRIKSLADGIRESGLEF; from the coding sequence ATGAAAAATAAAAAATCAAGAAAAATTTTTGGAAAACCCAATCGACCAAGAGTTTCTGTATTTAGAAGTAATAAAGGAATATATGCACAAATTATAGATGACGTATCTAGAAAAACTTTAGTTTCTTCTTCTTCAAGAGAAAAAATATTTTCTAAAAAATCTAGAAAAACAAAAATAGAGTTATCCAATGAAGTAGGGAAATTGTTAGGACAAAAAATTAAAAAACTAAAAATAAAAAAATTGATATTTGATAAGGGAAAATATTTATATCATGGTCGAATAAAATCTTTAGCTGATGGAATTAGAGAATCTGGTTTAGAATTTTAG
- the rplF gene encoding 50S ribosomal protein L6 gives MSRIGKKYIYIPENVKVTIIENKISVKGILGSFNQIIPNQLQLRLQKNQLLVCRNKEDKKSKSLHGLYRVLINNMMIGVTYGFFKKLELVGVGYKANYNDKEKILDLNLGFSHNIMLQLPEEIDIEIESEKGKNYIIILKSHDKQLLGIVSEKIRSFRKPEPYKGKGVRYFGEIIRRKSGKSA, from the coding sequence ATGTCTAGAATTGGAAAAAAATATATTTACATACCTGAAAATGTAAAAGTTACAATAATTGAAAATAAAATATCGGTGAAAGGAATTCTAGGGTCTTTCAACCAAATAATTCCAAATCAATTACAATTACGGTTACAAAAAAATCAGTTATTAGTTTGTAGAAATAAAGAAGATAAAAAATCTAAATCTTTACATGGATTATATCGTGTTTTAATAAATAATATGATGATAGGGGTTACTTATGGATTTTTTAAAAAGTTAGAATTAGTAGGAGTAGGTTATAAAGCTAATTATAATGATAAAGAAAAGATTTTAGATTTAAATCTAGGTTTTTCTCATAATATTATGTTACAACTTCCTGAAGAAATTGATATAGAAATTGAATCAGAAAAAGGAAAAAATTATATAATTATTTTAAAATCTCACGATAAACAACTTTTGGGGATTGTATCCGAAAAAATTAGATCTTTCAGAAAACCAGAACCTTATAAAGGGAAAGGAGTAAGATATTTTGGAGAAATCATTCGTAGAAAATCCGGAAAATCCGCTTAA
- the rpsH gene encoding 30S ribosomal protein S8 yields the protein MDPIADFLTRIRNASLSKHKLLELSLSNIKREITNVLLENGYILDYKVDSQKKIIKIALKYYQGKICVIQQIIRISKPGLRKYCKYRNLPRVLNGLGIAIISTSDGIITDKQARKKKIGGEILCYVY from the coding sequence ATGGATCCTATTGCTGATTTTTTGACTAGAATTAGGAATGCTAGTTTATCAAAACATAAACTTTTGGAACTTTCTTTATCTAATATAAAAAGAGAAATTACTAATGTTTTATTAGAAAATGGATATATTTTAGATTATAAAGTAGATTCACAAAAAAAAATAATTAAAATAGCTTTAAAATATTATCAAGGAAAAATTTGTGTAATTCAACAAATAATTAGGATCAGTAAACCAGGACTGAGAAAATATTGTAAATATAGAAATTTACCTAGAGTGTTAAATGGATTAGGTATTGCTATAATTTCGACTTCTGATGGAATTATAACAGATAAGCAAGCTAGAAAAAAGAAAATAGGAGGAGAGATTTTATGTTATGTATATTAA
- the rpsN gene encoding 30S ribosomal protein S14, with translation MAKESVKARQRKREKMVIKYANKRKILKESGNYELLQKLPRDASPVRLRNRCSITGRCRGYMRKFGISRIVFRNLVSQGFIPGVKKASW, from the coding sequence ATGGCTAAAGAATCCGTTAAAGCAAGACAGAGAAAAAGAGAAAAAATGGTAATAAAATATGCAAATAAAAGAAAAATTTTGAAAGAATCTGGAAATTATGAATTATTGCAAAAATTACCTAGAGATGCATCTCCTGTTCGTTTGAGAAATAGATGTTCTATTACTGGAAGATGTAGGGGTTATATGCGAAAATTTGGAATTTCTCGTATTGTTTTTAGAAATTTAGTTTCTCAAGGATTTATTCCTGGAGTTAAAAAAGCCAGTTGGTAA
- the rplE gene encoding 50S ribosomal protein L5 produces the protein MIYNSRLYKLYKEKIIQNLVNKFGYTSVMEVPRLKKIVIHQGVGSSVLDKKIIDFSLKEITNITGQKAVLCYSKHDESGFKLRKGIPIGVKVTLRRTKMFEFLERLIVISLPRVRDFNGIKNNSFDGNGNYNMGIIEQIIYPEINIDKIKKNMGMNITFVTSAKNDIEAKSLLSFFGIPFKKK, from the coding sequence ATGATTTATAACTCCAGATTATATAAATTATATAAGGAAAAAATAATACAAAATTTAGTAAATAAATTTGGATATACTTCTGTTATGGAAGTTCCTAGACTAAAGAAAATAGTAATTCATCAAGGAGTAGGGAGTTCCGTTTTAGATAAAAAAATAATAGATTTTTCTTTAAAAGAAATAACAAATATAACAGGACAAAAAGCTGTTTTATGCTATTCTAAACATGATGAATCTGGATTTAAATTGAGGAAAGGAATCCCGATAGGAGTTAAAGTAACTTTACGTAGAACAAAAATGTTTGAATTTTTAGAAAGACTTATTGTAATTTCTTTGCCTAGAGTAAGAGATTTTAATGGAATAAAAAACAATAGTTTTGATGGTAATGGAAATTATAATATGGGGATTATAGAACAAATTATTTATCCTGAAATTAATATTGATAAAATAAAAAAAAATATGGGAATGAATATCACATTTGTGACTTCCGCTAAGAATGATATAGAGGCGAAGAGTCTTTTATCATTTTTTGGAATTCCTTTTAAAAAAAAATAA
- the rplX gene encoding 50S ribosomal protein L24, with the protein MKKIKKEDKVLILSGNYKGNKGVIKKIFPKKNKAIISGLNMVKKHIKPSIKKPKGGIFEKEAPIHISNLKKMKEK; encoded by the coding sequence ATGAAAAAGATAAAAAAAGAAGATAAAGTATTAATTTTATCAGGAAATTATAAAGGAAATAAAGGGGTAATAAAAAAAATTTTTCCTAAAAAGAACAAGGCGATTATAAGTGGTTTAAATATGGTAAAAAAACACATTAAACCTAGTATAAAAAAACCTAAAGGAGGAATTTTTGAGAAAGAAGCCCCCATTCATATATCTAATTTGAAAAAAATGAAAGAAAAATGA
- the rplN gene encoding 50S ribosomal protein L14: MLQQESLCKVSDNTGAKEALIIRVLGGSKRRYASIGDTVVVSIKITVSGGVTVKKGQVSKAVIVRTKNRTRRKDGSYISFDDNACVLINASGEMIGTRVFGPVARELREKEYMKIISLAQEVL; this comes from the coding sequence ATGTTACAACAAGAATCTCTATGTAAAGTATCGGATAATACAGGTGCTAAAGAAGCATTAATTATTAGAGTTTTAGGAGGATCTAAGAGAAGATATGCTTCAATAGGTGATACTGTAGTTGTTTCTATAAAAATAACTGTATCTGGAGGAGTCACTGTAAAAAAAGGACAAGTATCTAAAGCCGTAATTGTTAGAACCAAAAATAGAACTAGGAGAAAAGATGGATCTTATATAAGTTTTGATGATAATGCTTGTGTATTAATAAATGCTTCTGGAGAAATGATAGGAACAAGGGTTTTTGGTCCAGTAGCTAGAGAGCTTAGAGAAAAGGAATATATGAAAATTATATCTTTGGCACAAGAAGTTTTGTAG
- the rpsQ gene encoding 30S ribosomal protein S17, with amino-acid sequence MIDRKKSIILRNIRKQRQGIVISDKMNKTILVSEIKKVKHRYYGKSILKKKIYMVHDEKNISKNGDKVNIMEIRPMSRKKCWRLVSILEKSK; translated from the coding sequence ATGATAGATAGGAAAAAATCTATAATATTACGGAATATTAGAAAACAAAGACAAGGAATAGTTATAAGTGATAAAATGAATAAAACTATTTTAGTTTCTGAAATTAAAAAAGTGAAACATAGATATTATGGAAAAAGTATTTTGAAAAAAAAAATATATATGGTTCATGATGAAAAAAATATTTCTAAGAATGGAGATAAAGTAAATATTATGGAAATACGACCTATGAGTCGAAAAAAATGCTGGAGATTAGTCTCTATATTAGAAAAATCTAAATGA